The following proteins come from a genomic window of Micromonospora zamorensis:
- a CDS encoding DUF6308 family protein, with amino-acid sequence MAPIEVAGRPVNDPLGVFVDYCKGHARTVRAYDWLAGTHPVLTPKLIKVTRAPYMGSRISREQERHLLRLSETAPWDDVPLDAHLRDADPMLDDGHYDCARRLYQHFFQDRPQGLGHAKVSKALHLVRPGLFLILDSALLRRYRRAAEVAARELQQAGSRHAPPRRAYWAAYRTDLLRATEGLALLRGAARDHDDPLVAEAADRLSDVRLLDILAWMPDRGASAAS; translated from the coding sequence TGGCCCCGATCGAGGTCGCCGGTCGACCTGTGAACGACCCGCTTGGTGTCTTCGTCGACTACTGCAAGGGGCATGCCCGCACGGTCCGCGCCTACGACTGGCTGGCCGGCACGCACCCCGTGCTGACGCCGAAGCTCATCAAGGTAACTCGCGCACCGTACATGGGCAGCAGAATTAGTCGAGAGCAGGAGCGCCACCTGCTCCGGTTGAGCGAAACCGCGCCCTGGGACGATGTCCCGCTCGACGCCCACCTCCGCGACGCCGACCCAATGCTCGACGACGGCCACTACGACTGTGCGCGCCGGTTGTACCAGCACTTTTTCCAGGATCGTCCGCAAGGGCTCGGGCACGCGAAGGTGAGCAAGGCCTTACACCTGGTGCGGCCTGGCCTGTTCCTCATCCTCGACAGCGCGCTGCTGCGGCGGTACCGGCGGGCCGCCGAGGTCGCGGCACGTGAACTGCAGCAGGCAGGCAGCCGGCACGCACCACCGCGGCGGGCCTACTGGGCGGCATACCGCACGGATCTGCTGCGGGCCACCGAGGGCCTCGCGTTGTTGCGGGGCGCCGCACGCGACCACGACGATCCACTGGTCGCCGAGGCAGCGGATCGCCTGTCGGACGTACGCCTGCTGGACATCCTCGCCTGGATGCCGGACCGAGGGGCTTCAGCGGCCTCGTGA
- a CDS encoding trypsin-like peptidase domain-containing protein has product MALKPITTSFHHLEVRLLRRLIASSIAVVALLLASTASPAVAAGYMFKPGHPMFLGFPNNPGDYCTGGYAVRGTSGMFIVTAGHCFGTSGLPSPAERVVYGTDARFGYAIRNDNVGDYRDNSFDGALVKLDAGNDAQQIVVDPLTGRSPGNGRVMGYYSNSAFTPGFVIGKMGRRTGWTEGSVTNWQEVGYDENGDDIADTFDYLLCSTVPAARGDSGGPVWRMDANGVMAIGIVVAVLNETGRMCFNPIQNVLNRFGAWLPVFAAKGASASASTAQPLIVTERSGPAVPINLTPVLATRL; this is encoded by the coding sequence TTGGCCCTGAAACCGATCACCACGTCGTTCCATCATCTGGAGGTTCGCTTGTTACGACGACTCATCGCTTCGTCCATTGCGGTCGTGGCACTACTCCTGGCCTCGACGGCGTCACCGGCGGTCGCGGCCGGCTACATGTTCAAGCCGGGACACCCCATGTTCCTCGGATTCCCGAACAACCCAGGCGATTACTGCACCGGCGGCTACGCCGTTCGAGGCACGTCCGGCATGTTCATCGTGACCGCCGGGCACTGTTTCGGCACTTCCGGTCTGCCGTCGCCGGCTGAGCGTGTCGTCTACGGCACGGACGCCCGCTTCGGATACGCGATACGGAACGACAACGTCGGCGACTACCGCGACAACAGCTTCGATGGGGCATTGGTCAAGCTCGACGCGGGAAACGACGCCCAGCAGATCGTTGTCGACCCGCTGACAGGCAGGTCACCGGGCAACGGACGGGTGATGGGCTACTACAGCAATAGCGCCTTTACCCCGGGCTTCGTCATCGGAAAAATGGGCCGGAGAACTGGTTGGACCGAAGGCTCCGTGACGAACTGGCAGGAGGTCGGTTACGACGAGAACGGCGACGACATTGCCGACACGTTTGACTATCTGCTGTGCTCGACCGTCCCCGCGGCTCGCGGTGACAGCGGGGGACCGGTCTGGCGGATGGACGCCAACGGCGTCATGGCGATCGGAATCGTGGTCGCTGTACTGAACGAAACTGGAAGGATGTGTTTCAATCCCATCCAGAACGTTCTCAATCGGTTCGGAGCCTGGCTGCCGGTGTTTGCTGCAAAGGGCGCCAGTGCCTCGGCGTCGACCGCTCAGCCTCTTATTGTGACCGAACGCTCCGGGCCGGCGGTTCCGATCAACCTCACGCCGGTATTGGCCACGCGCCTCTAG
- a CDS encoding DUF4268 domain-containing protein, with amino-acid sequence MDLIGVDEATNETVIIENQLTRTDHGHLGQLLTYAGGTDPVNVVWIATEFRDEHRAALDWLNTRTDKNTRFFGIEISAVRIGESAPAPLMRLVVQPNDWGKKVKAIAKGDTAASDRALAYQEFWTRFLETVHDRKLGWTTSTKGSPQNWQSLPAGMNGMPYTCTFGRSGLSSEIYFQDPDPAVNDAHFAAARAKLEPTFGNTLSYEPLQARKGCRIAEYRKGDIGNGDDWPEYITWFIDAQTRLRKAIAEAGGLAPLITP; translated from the coding sequence TTGGACCTGATCGGCGTCGATGAGGCGACGAACGAGACAGTAATCATCGAAAACCAGCTGACGAGGACAGACCACGGCCACCTGGGTCAGTTGCTGACCTACGCCGGTGGGACGGATCCGGTCAACGTGGTGTGGATCGCGACCGAGTTTCGCGACGAGCATCGGGCCGCGTTGGACTGGCTCAACACCCGTACGGACAAGAACACGCGGTTCTTCGGCATTGAGATCAGTGCGGTACGCATCGGCGAGTCGGCGCCGGCGCCCCTCATGCGCCTGGTCGTGCAGCCGAACGACTGGGGCAAGAAGGTCAAGGCGATCGCCAAGGGCGACACCGCGGCAAGCGACCGAGCATTGGCCTACCAGGAGTTCTGGACGAGATTCCTGGAGACGGTCCATGACCGCAAGCTCGGGTGGACGACGTCGACCAAGGGCTCGCCGCAGAACTGGCAGTCCCTGCCCGCCGGTATGAACGGCATGCCGTACACGTGCACGTTCGGCCGATCGGGCCTGTCGAGCGAAATTTACTTTCAGGACCCCGACCCCGCGGTCAACGACGCGCATTTCGCCGCCGCCCGCGCCAAGCTGGAGCCGACCTTCGGAAACACCCTGTCGTACGAACCACTACAGGCCAGGAAGGGTTGCCGCATCGCGGAGTACCGCAAGGGTGACATCGGCAACGGAGACGACTGGCCCGAGTACATAACCTGGTTCATCGATGCTCAGACCCGCCTTCGAAAGGCGATAGCCGAAGCCGGTGGCCTGGCCCCGCTCATCACTCCCTAG